A region of the Fodinicurvata sediminis DSM 21159 genome:
ATCATCACGTCCGGCAAGTGGTTCCGGATCGCGCCCGAGGACAGTTCGACACCATTGCAGACAATGTCATACTGGAAAGCCTTGATATCCAGCGGATCCTCGTTCTCCAACGCCTCCAGGCCGCCCTGCGGCATGGAGAAGGGATTGTGCGAGAATTCAATCTGGCCGGTTTCCTCGTCCTGTTCGTACATCGGGAAATCGACAATCCAGCAGAAGCGGAATTCACCCTGCTGAATCAGATCAAGTTCCTGGCCCACACGAGTTCGCGCCTGTCCGGCAAAGGCGGCGAACTTCTTGGGAACACCAGCCACAAAGAAGACAGCGTCCCCGTCCTTCAGCTCAAGCTGCGAGCGAATGGCTTCGGTGCGCTCAGAACCGATGTTCTTGGCGACAGGTCCTGCCCCCTCGCCATCACGGAAGAAGATATACCCAAGACCGGGCTGGCCCTCGCCCTGCGCCCAGGAGTTCATGCGGTCACAGAAGGCGCGGCTGCCGCCGCCAGGTGCTGGAATGGCCCAGACCTCGACCTTGGGATCCTTCTCGATCATCCCGGCAAATATCTTGAAACCGGAATCGCGGAAGGCGTCGGTCACTTCCTGCATTTCGATCGGGTTGCGCAGATCCGGCTTGTCGGAACCGTACTTCCGCATTGCCTCGAAATAGGGAATGCGCGGGAACGGCGCCTGTGTGACCTTGCGCCCGTTGGCAAATTCGTCGAATACACCCTGCAGCACAGGCTCGATGGCAGCGAAGACATCATCCTGGGTGACGAAACTCATCTCGAAATCGAGCTGATAGAACTCGCCGGGCGAACGGTCGGCGCGGCTATCCTCGTCTCGGAAACAGGGTGCAATCTGGAAGTAACGTTCGAACCCGGCCACCATAAGCAACTGCTTGAACATCTGCGGCGCCTGGGGCAGCGCATAGAACTTTCCGGGATGCAGCCGGCTCGGCACCAGATAGTCGCGCGCGCCTTCGGGACTTGAAGCCGTCAGAATCGGGGTCTGGAACTCATGAAAACCCTGTTCCACCATGCGGCGGCGAATGGAATCGATCACCTGGCTGCGCAGTATGATCTTGCGCTGCATCTTTTCGCGCCTCAGGTCCAGATAGCGATAGCGCAGACGGAACTCTTCGCCCGCATCCTCATCGGAGTTGACCTGTAGCGGCACCTGTTCGGCCTGGGACTGCACCTCAAAGCTCTCGATGCGAACCTCGACCTCTCCTGTCGGCAGGTTGGGATTGATCGTTTCGTCCGAGCGGCGAACCACGGTCCCGGTGACGGTCACCACCGATTCCAGGCGCACGGCCTCGACCTGCGGAAAAATCTCGGCCGAGACATCAATCACACACTGGCTCAAGCCAAAGTGGTCCCGAAGGTCGACAAAGAGCAACTGGCCGTGGTCGCGCTTGCGATGGACCCAACCGGACAGACGGACCTGTGTTCCGGCATCAGACGCGCGAATCTGGCCACAGCTATGCGTACGATAGGGATGCATGGAGTATTTTCTTTCCGTCTTAGAATTGGCGGCGGCAAGAGGCAACGAAGCAGGCAGTTTGTCAAGATGCGAAGCCCTGATGCATCGCAATTGAAAGCTTTTCCGCAAACGCCTGTCAGGCTATATCACGCCTATGCGTATCATCACGGACACTTCCAGTCTCGAGGCTTTCTGCAACACTCAGGAAAGCAGCGACTATATCACCATCGACACGGAATTCATGCGGGATACCAGCTACTGGCCCAAACTCTGCCTGATCCAGGTGGGGGGTGCGGATGAAGCCGTCATCATAGATCCCCTCAGTGAGGGGCTCGATCTTGAACCGCTCTATGCCCTGCTTAGAAACCCCAATGTCACGAAGGTCTTCCATGCTGCCCGACAAGACCTTGAAATCTTCTACCAGAGGATGGGCAGTGTCCCTG
Encoded here:
- the aspS gene encoding aspartate--tRNA ligase; the protein is MHPYRTHSCGQIRASDAGTQVRLSGWVHRKRDHGQLLFVDLRDHFGLSQCVIDVSAEIFPQVEAVRLESVVTVTGTVVRRSDETINPNLPTGEVEVRIESFEVQSQAEQVPLQVNSDEDAGEEFRLRYRYLDLRREKMQRKIILRSQVIDSIRRRMVEQGFHEFQTPILTASSPEGARDYLVPSRLHPGKFYALPQAPQMFKQLLMVAGFERYFQIAPCFRDEDSRADRSPGEFYQLDFEMSFVTQDDVFAAIEPVLQGVFDEFANGRKVTQAPFPRIPYFEAMRKYGSDKPDLRNPIEMQEVTDAFRDSGFKIFAGMIEKDPKVEVWAIPAPGGGSRAFCDRMNSWAQGEGQPGLGYIFFRDGEGAGPVAKNIGSERTEAIRSQLELKDGDAVFFVAGVPKKFAAFAGQARTRVGQELDLIQQGEFRFCWIVDFPMYEQDEETGQIEFSHNPFSMPQGGLEALENEDPLDIKAFQYDIVCNGVELSSGAIRNHLPDVMIKAFQIAGYEGNEVEERFSGLFNALRYGAPPHGGSAPGIDRIVMLLADEPNIREVIAFPMNQRAEDLMMGAPAEVPQERLKELHLRQVLPPKPAAS